From one Vanacampus margaritifer isolate UIUO_Vmar chromosome 12, RoL_Vmar_1.0, whole genome shotgun sequence genomic stretch:
- the LOC144061759 gene encoding LOW QUALITY PROTEIN: ribonuclease H-like (The sequence of the model RefSeq protein was modified relative to this genomic sequence to represent the inferred CDS: substituted 1 base at 1 genomic stop codon) → MTGTTFDLKVSERLTGPQSAQRAEIVAVTTALKLAKDKTVNIYTDSAYAHVVVHTAIKEWQRNDFMTASGTPIKHHQDIFDLKDTLLVPKAVAVIKCKGHSKNNDFVSVGNDSADKAAKQAAGYNPTLQXMVSEGELGDGEEITSETIKLWQRKASPEEKSVWISRGAQQDGEGIWRRKVCLHLNLLLALTIQK, encoded by the exons ATGACTGGAACAACTTTTGACCTAAAAGTGTCAGAGAGACTTACAGGGCCTCAGTCAGCTCAACGAGCAGAGATAGTGGCTGTGACAACTGCATTGAAAttagcaaaagataagactgtgaacatttaCACTGACTCCGCGTATGCACATGTAGTTGTGCATACAGCCATCAAAGAATGGCAAAGAAATGACTTCATGACTGCTTCAGGGACACCTATCAAACACcatcaagacatttttgatttgaaagacACCTTGCTAGTGCCCAAAGCAGTAGCTGTGATAAAATGCAAgggacattcaaaaaataatgattttgtctcagtaggAAATGATTCCGCAGACAAGGCCGCAAAACAGGCAGCGGGCTACAACCCAACACTTCAATAGAtggtgagcgaaggtgaattGGGAGACGGAGAAGAAATAACTTCTGAAACAATCAAACTGTGGCAGCGGAAAGCCAGTCCGGAGGAAAAAAGTGTTTGGATATCAAGAGGTGCTCAACAGGATGGGGAAGGTATATGGCGGAGaaaag tatgcctacatctaaacctcctcCTGGCACTCACGATCCAGAAGTGA